From Coturnix japonica isolate 7356 chromosome 1, Coturnix japonica 2.1, whole genome shotgun sequence, the proteins below share one genomic window:
- the ATP2B1 gene encoding plasma membrane calcium-transporting ATPase 1 isoform X3 — translation MGDMANNSVAYSGVKNAVKEANHGEFGVTLAELRSLMELRATDALHKIQECYGDVQGICAKLKTSPNEGLSGNPADIERREAVFGKNFIPPKKPKTFLQLVWEALQDVTLIILEMAAVVSLGLSFYQPPGGNEALCGSVNVGEEEEESEAGWIEGAAILLSVICVVLVTAFNDWSKEKQFRGLQSRIEQEQKFTVIRGGQVIQIPVADIVVGDIAQVKYGDLLPADGILIQGNDLKIDESSLTGESDHVKKSLDRDPMLLSGTHVMEGSGRMVVTAVGVNSQTGIIFTLLGAGGEEEEKEKEKKDKKSKKQDGAIENRNKAKAQDGAAMEMQPLKSEDGVDGDDKDKKKSNMHKKEKSVLQGKLTKLAVQIGKAGLLMSAITVIILVLYFVIDTFWVQKRPWLAECTPIYIQYFVKFFIIGVTVLVVAVPEGLPLAVTISLAYSVKKMMRDNNLVRHLDACETMGNATAICSDKTGTLTMNRMTVVQAYINEKHYKKIPAPEAIPENIMTYLVTGISVNCAYTSKILPPEKEGGLPRQVGNKTECALLGFLLDLKRDYQDVRNEIPEEKLHKVYTFNSVRKSMSTVLKNSDGSFRIFSKGASEIVLKKCFKILSADGEPKVFRPRDRDDIVKTVIEPMASEGLRTICLAFRDFPAGEPEPEWDNENDIVTGLTCIAVVGIEDPVRPEVPDAIKKCQRAGITVRMVTGDNINTARAIALKCGILNPGEDFLCLEGKDFNRRIRNEKGEIEQERIDKIWPKLRVLARSSPTDKHTLVKGIIDSTVFDQRQVVAVTGDGTNDGPALKKADVGFAMGIAGTDVAKEASDIILTDDNFTSIVKAVMWGRNVYDSISKFLQFQLTVNVVAVIVAFTGACITQDSPLKAVQMLWVNLIMDTFASLALATEPPTEALLLRKPYGRNKPLISRTMMKNILGHAVYQLVVVFTLLFAGEKIFDIDSGRNAPLHAPPSEHYTIVFNTFVMMQLFNEINARKIHGERNVFEGIFNNAIFCTIVLGTFVVQVIIVQFGGKPFSCSKLSIEQWLWSVFLGMGTLLWGQLISTIPTSRLKFLKEAGHGTQKEEIPEEELAEDVEEIDHAERELRRGQILWFRGLNRIQTQIRVVNAFRSSLYEGLQKPETRSSIHNFMTHPEFRIEDSEPHIPLIDDTDAEDDAPTKRNSTPPPSPNKNNNAVDSGIHLTTDMNKSATSSSPGSPLHSLETSL, via the exons ATGGGTGATATGGCAAACAACTCGGTTGCATATAGTGGTGTAAAAAATGCTGTCAAAGAAGCTAATCATGGAGAATTTGGAGTCACTCTTGCAGAGCTTCGTTCTCTTATGGAACTTCGAGCTACAGATGCACTGCATAAAATACAGGAATGCTACGGAGATGTGCAGGGCATCTGTGCAAAATTGAAAACTTCACCAAATGAAG GTTTAAGTGGAAATCCAGCAGATATAGAAAGGAGAGAAGCAGTTTTTGGGAAGAACTTTATACCTCctaaaaagccaaaaacatttcttcagttAGTATGGGAAGCACTACAGGATGTTACACTAATTATATTAGAAATGGCAGCCGTAGTGTCCTTGGGCCTTTCTTTTTACCAGCCTCCTGGAGGAAATGAAGCAT TGTGTGGATCAGTAAATGTTggtgaagaggaggaggaatctGAAGCAGGTTGGATTGAAGGTGCAGCCATCCTCCTTTCTGTTATCTGTGTTGTACTTGTCACTGCCTTCAATGACTGGAGCAAGGAGAAGCAGTTTCGTGGACTGCAGAGCCGTATTGAACAAGAACAGAAATTCACAGTCATCAGAGGTGGCCAAGTCATCCAAATACCAGTAGCTGACATAGTTGTTGGAGATATTGCACAAGTGAAATATG GTGACCTTTTACCGGCTGATGGCATACTCATTCAAGGAAATGACCTCAAAATTGATGAAAGCTCACTGACTGGAGAGTCTGACCATGTTAAAAAGTCTTTGGACCGAGATCCTATGTTGCTTTCAG GCACTCATGTGATGGAAGGCTCTGGGCGGATGGTGGTAACTGCTGTGGGTGTGAACTCTCAGACTGGAATCATCTTTACCCTGCTTGGGGCtggaggagaagaagaggagaaggaaaaagagaagaaggacaaaaaaa GCAAAAAGCAAGATGGAGCCATTGAGAACCGCAACAAAG CTAAAGCTCAAGATGGTGCAGCTATGGAAATGCAGCCACTGAAGAGTGAGGATGGTGTGGATGGAGATgacaaagacaagaagaaatccaacatgcacaagaaagaaaaatctgtccTTCAGGGAAAGCTGACAAAGCTTGCAGTTCAGATTGGCAAAGCAG GTTTGTTGATGTCTGCAATCACAGTCATTATCCTTGTGTTGTATTTTGTAATTGATACCTTCTGGGTTCAGAAGCGACCCTGGCTTGCTGAATGTACACCAATTTATATTCAGTACTTTGTTAAATTCTTCATTATTGGTGTTACTGTACTTGTGGTTGCTGTCCCTGAGGGTCTTCCACTTGCCGTCACTATTTCTTTGGCTTATTCTGTAAAG aaaatgaTGAGAGACAATAACTTGGTGAGACATCTGGATGCATGTGAAACAATGGGTAACGCAACAGCTATTTGTTCAGATAAAACGGGAACACTGACTATGAACAGGATGACAGTCGTCCAAGCTTACATCAAtgaaaagcattacaaaaaAATTCCAGCACCAGAAGCTATTCCAGAGAATATCATGACTTACCTTGTCACAGGAATTTCTGTTAATTGTGCTTATACTTCCAAAATACTG cCACCAGAGAAGGAAGGGGGGCTACCCCGGCAAGTGGGGAACAAGACAGAGTGTGCCTTGCTGGGCTTTCTTTTGGATTTAAAACGTGATTATCAGGATGTACGAAATGAGATACCGGAAGAGAAGTTGCACAAAGTGTACACCTTCAACTCTGTTAGAAAATCTATGAGTACTGTGTTAAAAAACTCTGATGGCAGTTTCCGAATATTCAGTAAAGGTGCCTCTGAGATTGTTCTTAAAAA GTGCTTCAAAATACTGAGTGCTGATGGAGAACCAAAGGTATTCAGACCTAGGGACCGTGACGATATCGTAAAAACTGTCATTGAGCCAATGGCTTCTGAAGGGCTCAGAACCATTTGTTTGGCATTTAGAGACTTTCCAGCAGGGGAACCAGAGCCGGAATGGGACAATGAAAATGACATTGTTACTGGTCTGACATGCATTGCTGTTGTTGGGATTGAAGATCCTGTGAGACCTGAG GTACCTGATGCAATAAAAAAATGTCAGCGTGCAGGCATAACTGTACGTATGGTCACTGGTGATAACATTAATACTGCTCGTGCTATTGCATTAAAATGTGGTATTCTGAATCCTGGTGAAGACTTTCTGTGTTTAGAGGGCAAAGACTTTAATAGGAGAATACGCAATGAAAAAGGAGAG ATAGAGCAAGAGCGAATAGATAAAATTTGGCCAAAGCTACGTGTTCTTGCAAGATCATCTCCTACTGACAAACACACTCTAGTAAAAG GTATAATTGACAGCACTGTCTTTGATCAGAGGCAAGTTGTAGCGGTAACTGGTGATGGTACCAATGATGGTCCTGCGCTGAAGAAAGCAGATGTTGGATTTGCTATG GGAATTGCTGGAACCGATGTAGCTAAAGAAGCTTCTGATATTATCCTGACGGATGACAACTTCACCAGCATCGTCAAGGCAGTTATGTGGGGACGAAACGTATACGACAGCATTTCGAAGTTTCTTCAGTTCCAGCTTACTGTCAATGTAGTGGCAGTAATTGTTGCTTTTACAGGAGCGTGCATAACACAG GATTCTCCCCTGAAAGCTGTGCAGATGCTGTGGGTAAATCTGATTATGGACACATTTGCTTCTCTTGCCTTGGCGACAGAACCACCCACCGAAGCTCTATTGCTAAGAAAGCCATATGGCAGGAACAAACCTCTTATATCCCGTACCATGATGAAGAACATTCTGGGCCACGCTGTCTACCAACTCGTAGTGGTCTTTACACTCCTGTTTGCTG GTGAGAAAATTTTTGATATTGATAGCGGAAGAAATGCACCTCTGCATGCCCCTCCTTCAGAGCATTATACTATTGTCTTTAATACGTTTGTAATGATGcagctttttaatgaaattaatgcCCGGAAAATTCATGGTGAAAGAAACGTTTTTGAAGGAATCTTTAACAACGCCATCTTCTGTACTATTGTTCTGGGAACATTTGTTGTGCAG GTAATTATTGTGCAGTTTGGTGGAAAACCTTTCAGTTGCTCAAAACTTTCAATTGAACAGTGGCTGTGGTCTGTTTTCCTGGGCATGGGAACACTACTCTGGGGCCAG TTGATTTCAACAATCCCAACTAGCCGCCTGAAATTTCTTAAGGAAGCTGGTCATGGAacacaaaaggaagagattCCTGAAGAAGAGTTAGCAGAAGACGTGGAGGAGATTGACCATGCTGAACGAGAATTACGTCGTGGTCAGATCTTGTGGTTTAGGGGCCTAAACAGAATACAAACTCAG aTTCGAGTGGTGAATGCATTTCGTAGTTCTTTGTATGAGGGGCTACAGAAACCTGAGACACGAAGTTCAATTCACAATTTTATGACGCATCCTGAGTTTAGAATAGAAGACTCCGAGCCTCATATTCCCCTAATTGACGATACTGATGCTGAAGATGATGCTCCAACAAAACGCAACTCTACTCCCCCACCCTCTcccaataaaaacaacaatgcGGTTGACAGTGGAATTCACCTTACAACAGACATGAACAAGTCTGCTACCTCTTCATCCCCAGGGAGCCCGCTACATAGTTTGGAAACATCACTCTGA
- the ATP2B1 gene encoding plasma membrane calcium-transporting ATPase 1 isoform X4 yields the protein MGDMANNSVAYSGVKNAVKEANHGEFGVTLAELRSLMELRATDALHKIQECYGDVQGICAKLKTSPNEGLSGNPADIERREAVFGKNFIPPKKPKTFLQLVWEALQDVTLIILEMAAVVSLGLSFYQPPGGNEALCGSVNVGEEEEESEAGWIEGAAILLSVICVVLVTAFNDWSKEKQFRGLQSRIEQEQKFTVIRGGQVIQIPVADIVVGDIAQVKYGDLLPADGILIQGNDLKIDESSLTGESDHVKKSLDRDPMLLSGTHVMEGSGRMVVTAVGVNSQTGIIFTLLGAGGEEEEKEKEKKDKKSKKQDGAIENRNKAKAQDGAAMEMQPLKSEDGVDGDDKDKKKSNMHKKEKSVLQGKLTKLAVQIGKAGLLMSAITVIILVLYFVIDTFWVQKRPWLAECTPIYIQYFVKFFIIGVTVLVVAVPEGLPLAVTISLAYSVKKMMRDNNLVRHLDACETMGNATAICSDKTGTLTMNRMTVVQAYINEKHYKKIPAPEAIPENIMTYLVTGISVNCAYTSKILPPEKEGGLPRQVGNKTECALLGFLLDLKRDYQDVRNEIPEEKLHKVYTFNSVRKSMSTVLKNSDGSFRIFSKGASEIVLKKCFKILSADGEPKVFRPRDRDDIVKTVIEPMASEGLRTICLAFRDFPAGEPEPEWDNENDIVTGLTCIAVVGIEDPVRPEVPDAIKKCQRAGITVRMVTGDNINTARAIALKCGILNPGEDFLCLEGKDFNRRIRNEKGEIEQERIDKIWPKLRVLARSSPTDKHTLVKGIIDSTVFDQRQVVAVTGDGTNDGPALKKADVGFAMGIAGTDVAKEASDIILTDDNFTSIVKAVMWGRNVYDSISKFLQFQLTVNVVAVIVAFTGACITQDSPLKAVQMLWVNLIMDTFASLALATEPPTEALLLRKPYGRNKPLISRTMMKNILGHAVYQLVVVFTLLFAGEKIFDIDSGRNAPLHAPPSEHYTIVFNTFVMMQLFNEINARKIHGERNVFEGIFNNAIFCTIVLGTFVVQVIIVQFGGKPFSCSKLSIEQWLWSVFLGMGTLLWGQLISTIPTSRLKFLKEAGHGTQKEEIPEEELAEDVEEIDHAERELRRGQILWFRGLNRIQTQMDVVNAFQSGSTIQGALRRQPSIASQHHDVTNISTPTHVVFSSTTASTTVGYSSGECIS from the exons ATGGGTGATATGGCAAACAACTCGGTTGCATATAGTGGTGTAAAAAATGCTGTCAAAGAAGCTAATCATGGAGAATTTGGAGTCACTCTTGCAGAGCTTCGTTCTCTTATGGAACTTCGAGCTACAGATGCACTGCATAAAATACAGGAATGCTACGGAGATGTGCAGGGCATCTGTGCAAAATTGAAAACTTCACCAAATGAAG GTTTAAGTGGAAATCCAGCAGATATAGAAAGGAGAGAAGCAGTTTTTGGGAAGAACTTTATACCTCctaaaaagccaaaaacatttcttcagttAGTATGGGAAGCACTACAGGATGTTACACTAATTATATTAGAAATGGCAGCCGTAGTGTCCTTGGGCCTTTCTTTTTACCAGCCTCCTGGAGGAAATGAAGCAT TGTGTGGATCAGTAAATGTTggtgaagaggaggaggaatctGAAGCAGGTTGGATTGAAGGTGCAGCCATCCTCCTTTCTGTTATCTGTGTTGTACTTGTCACTGCCTTCAATGACTGGAGCAAGGAGAAGCAGTTTCGTGGACTGCAGAGCCGTATTGAACAAGAACAGAAATTCACAGTCATCAGAGGTGGCCAAGTCATCCAAATACCAGTAGCTGACATAGTTGTTGGAGATATTGCACAAGTGAAATATG GTGACCTTTTACCGGCTGATGGCATACTCATTCAAGGAAATGACCTCAAAATTGATGAAAGCTCACTGACTGGAGAGTCTGACCATGTTAAAAAGTCTTTGGACCGAGATCCTATGTTGCTTTCAG GCACTCATGTGATGGAAGGCTCTGGGCGGATGGTGGTAACTGCTGTGGGTGTGAACTCTCAGACTGGAATCATCTTTACCCTGCTTGGGGCtggaggagaagaagaggagaaggaaaaagagaagaaggacaaaaaaa GCAAAAAGCAAGATGGAGCCATTGAGAACCGCAACAAAG CTAAAGCTCAAGATGGTGCAGCTATGGAAATGCAGCCACTGAAGAGTGAGGATGGTGTGGATGGAGATgacaaagacaagaagaaatccaacatgcacaagaaagaaaaatctgtccTTCAGGGAAAGCTGACAAAGCTTGCAGTTCAGATTGGCAAAGCAG GTTTGTTGATGTCTGCAATCACAGTCATTATCCTTGTGTTGTATTTTGTAATTGATACCTTCTGGGTTCAGAAGCGACCCTGGCTTGCTGAATGTACACCAATTTATATTCAGTACTTTGTTAAATTCTTCATTATTGGTGTTACTGTACTTGTGGTTGCTGTCCCTGAGGGTCTTCCACTTGCCGTCACTATTTCTTTGGCTTATTCTGTAAAG aaaatgaTGAGAGACAATAACTTGGTGAGACATCTGGATGCATGTGAAACAATGGGTAACGCAACAGCTATTTGTTCAGATAAAACGGGAACACTGACTATGAACAGGATGACAGTCGTCCAAGCTTACATCAAtgaaaagcattacaaaaaAATTCCAGCACCAGAAGCTATTCCAGAGAATATCATGACTTACCTTGTCACAGGAATTTCTGTTAATTGTGCTTATACTTCCAAAATACTG cCACCAGAGAAGGAAGGGGGGCTACCCCGGCAAGTGGGGAACAAGACAGAGTGTGCCTTGCTGGGCTTTCTTTTGGATTTAAAACGTGATTATCAGGATGTACGAAATGAGATACCGGAAGAGAAGTTGCACAAAGTGTACACCTTCAACTCTGTTAGAAAATCTATGAGTACTGTGTTAAAAAACTCTGATGGCAGTTTCCGAATATTCAGTAAAGGTGCCTCTGAGATTGTTCTTAAAAA GTGCTTCAAAATACTGAGTGCTGATGGAGAACCAAAGGTATTCAGACCTAGGGACCGTGACGATATCGTAAAAACTGTCATTGAGCCAATGGCTTCTGAAGGGCTCAGAACCATTTGTTTGGCATTTAGAGACTTTCCAGCAGGGGAACCAGAGCCGGAATGGGACAATGAAAATGACATTGTTACTGGTCTGACATGCATTGCTGTTGTTGGGATTGAAGATCCTGTGAGACCTGAG GTACCTGATGCAATAAAAAAATGTCAGCGTGCAGGCATAACTGTACGTATGGTCACTGGTGATAACATTAATACTGCTCGTGCTATTGCATTAAAATGTGGTATTCTGAATCCTGGTGAAGACTTTCTGTGTTTAGAGGGCAAAGACTTTAATAGGAGAATACGCAATGAAAAAGGAGAG ATAGAGCAAGAGCGAATAGATAAAATTTGGCCAAAGCTACGTGTTCTTGCAAGATCATCTCCTACTGACAAACACACTCTAGTAAAAG GTATAATTGACAGCACTGTCTTTGATCAGAGGCAAGTTGTAGCGGTAACTGGTGATGGTACCAATGATGGTCCTGCGCTGAAGAAAGCAGATGTTGGATTTGCTATG GGAATTGCTGGAACCGATGTAGCTAAAGAAGCTTCTGATATTATCCTGACGGATGACAACTTCACCAGCATCGTCAAGGCAGTTATGTGGGGACGAAACGTATACGACAGCATTTCGAAGTTTCTTCAGTTCCAGCTTACTGTCAATGTAGTGGCAGTAATTGTTGCTTTTACAGGAGCGTGCATAACACAG GATTCTCCCCTGAAAGCTGTGCAGATGCTGTGGGTAAATCTGATTATGGACACATTTGCTTCTCTTGCCTTGGCGACAGAACCACCCACCGAAGCTCTATTGCTAAGAAAGCCATATGGCAGGAACAAACCTCTTATATCCCGTACCATGATGAAGAACATTCTGGGCCACGCTGTCTACCAACTCGTAGTGGTCTTTACACTCCTGTTTGCTG GTGAGAAAATTTTTGATATTGATAGCGGAAGAAATGCACCTCTGCATGCCCCTCCTTCAGAGCATTATACTATTGTCTTTAATACGTTTGTAATGATGcagctttttaatgaaattaatgcCCGGAAAATTCATGGTGAAAGAAACGTTTTTGAAGGAATCTTTAACAACGCCATCTTCTGTACTATTGTTCTGGGAACATTTGTTGTGCAG GTAATTATTGTGCAGTTTGGTGGAAAACCTTTCAGTTGCTCAAAACTTTCAATTGAACAGTGGCTGTGGTCTGTTTTCCTGGGCATGGGAACACTACTCTGGGGCCAG TTGATTTCAACAATCCCAACTAGCCGCCTGAAATTTCTTAAGGAAGCTGGTCATGGAacacaaaaggaagagattCCTGAAGAAGAGTTAGCAGAAGACGTGGAGGAGATTGACCATGCTGAACGAGAATTACGTCGTGGTCAGATCTTGTGGTTTAGGGGCCTAAACAGAATACAAACTCAG ATGGATGTAGTGAATGCTTTCCAGAGTGGAAGTACCATTCAGGGGGCTCTAAGGCGGCAACCCTCCATCGCCAGCCAGCACCATGATGTAACAAATATTTCTACCCCTACACATGTAGTGTTTTCCTCTACTACTGCTTCTACTACTGTGGGGT aTTCGAGTGGTGAATGCATTTCGTAG